cgacatttgaaagacatttggatagatgcaTGAATTGGAATGGTTTGGTGGagaatgggccaggagcaggcaggtaggattagTTTACTTTGGAATGATATTTGGTAtggtctggttggactgaagggtgtgtttctgtacTGTTATTCTGAAAATATTAACAGGATCTCATTCCAGTATACAtgttaggaacaggagtaggcaatttaggctcaagtctgctctgctgctCAATAAGAGGCTGATCTATTGAAATctcaattccacatttccatctacACTTGATAACTTTTCACCTTTTGGTTGCCAATAATCTATCCAGCTGTGCCTTAAAAGTATTGAAAGACTGTGCTTCTACAACTTtttcaggaagaaagttccaaagacactGAATTCTccaagagaaaatgtttccctgTCTTGTTCATAAACAGTGACCCCCttttctagattctcccacagagGAAATATGCTTTCCATATTCACGCTGTTTGTCCCAAAAAGCAACGGGAGTGTAATTTGCAAAGGAGATCATAAATCTTTGTAAATATTGACAGTCAATGTTCATATTCTTTGGGATGTATGACAATTTCAGTAATTAGGATAGTAATGAGAAAAACAATCTATTGGCGACAGTTTTTCCATTGAGCAACAAGTTCCATTCTGTGTGAACATGTTTATTTAATAGAATATATTGTTGTCATTAATGGAGGCACTGCTTTTGATGTTGTTTATGTTCAGAAGACATTTCATCAATGAAAGTGACAGGTACATGGAAACGAAACTgcagagagacagcaagaactagTGGGAAACATTTGTCTTTCAGATTGCAGGGAGATACAAAGCGGAGATTCCCAGTTGTTCTCTGTTAAGGCCAGTACCCTTTTTGGTTTATACAAATGACCCAGACTTGAttatttgcaaactttgaaattatgctcAATATACCGAGAGTTGGCAGGTGATAAACTTAGAGCAAGACAGCAACTGGCTGATGaaaacagatgaaatttaatgcagacaggATCAGAAGGAGACTCTTTGACCCATTTAATCTGCtcaccactcaatgagatcatggctggacTGATTGCTTGGAGGTTGTTTTACGCAGtcaacattgaatatattctaatattagagatagtaggaactgccgatgctggagaatctgagataataaggtgtagagctggatgaacacagcaggccaagtagcatcggaggagaaggaaggctgacatttcgggtctagacccttctggtctaggcccaaattgtcagccttcctgctcctccgatgctgcttggcctgctgtgttcatccagctctacaccttgttatctcatattctaaTATTAGTTTGTTAATAACTTTGCAGCAATGTCTGCCTAGTTTCTTTTCATGCTATTTAAATTCTGTTTTCCACGTTGATTGCGCATAGGTTTTGTTCTACTGAACACCTGGAGACTGGTTAGCTCCAAAACAGAGAGCAagctggagctcagaaaggaacTGCTGAGAAAACCTATAACCCCTGTTGGCCACTTGGATCATCCGCAGCGGAAGCCAGCCGGGAAAGATCCTCTGGAGAGTGAGTGCTCTGTGTTTTGGAATGGGACTGCTGTATTTCAAGCAGTCATGTATTTGAAAGCTTACAATGAGGCAACTAGCTCACCAGTGACTGCATCAGATTTTTTTATTTGAGAGTAAATTCCATTTAGTATTGCTGACTGGTAGTAAGGACAGATAAGTGACCAGGAATACTACTACATTTAGTATTGCTGACTGGTGGTAAGGACAGATAAGTGACCAGGAATACTACTCTGAACTGGGCACTGCAAAGTGGCTGAAAGCATTTGGCAcaacatagaaccatagaaatgatacaaCTCAAAAgggggccatttagcccaacttgtccacactgacccaagATACTCAGATgtcctttctaatcccatcttcctgcacacagcccatagccctgcagcttacagcaccAAAGGTACAGATCCAAGTACCCTTTGAAAGGGCTTTGGATCTGTGCctccacccaggtggataaggttgttaagaaagcatatggtgtcttggctttcattaacagggggatcgagtttaagagctgcgaggttatgctgcagctctgcaggtgtacaaggtaatgagaggcatggatagagtcgatagccagagacttttccccagggcaggattgactgccacgaggggtcatagttttaaagtgttaggaggtAGAGGagagtcagagggaggttcttcacccagagagttctgagcgcatggaatagtttgccagtggtagtcgtggaagcggagtcattagtgacatttaagcgactgctggacatgcacatggacagcggttaattgaggggaatgtaggttaggttattttatttctggattgggattattccacagcacaacatcgtactgtgttgtacttttctatgttctatgttctaactcaggcagcgaattccagatattcatcactctttgtgtaaaaacatCTTTCCTGATGTCTCCTCTAGTTCTTCTGCCACTCAGCTTGAatctatgacccctggtttttaaatttttctgCCGAGGCAAACAGGTTCCTCCCATCTGCTCTATCTCTGCTCCTCACGAAGTTGTCTACCTCAGTCACATTGCCCCCAACCTTCTCCGTTCCAAGGAAAAAGCCCCAACATCACcagtctctccttgtagctaCAGTTCTCTAGACCTAGAAATGTgttagtaaatcttctctgcattctttccagagcaatcacatccttcctgtaatgtggtgaccagaaccgcatGCAGTACTCAAGTTGTAGCCTCATCAGTGCCTTATACAGTTTTATCATTTCTATCCCTACTTTTTGTATTTTATGCCTCTGCCAATGATGAAGAGCATTCaaaatgccttctttacagccTTACTTGTACTGCCACTTTTAGGGACCCGTGCACGCCAAGATCTCTGACTTCATCTATCCCTCTCATTGTAGTCTACTTTATTGTATGACCTCCGTAAATGCATTATCCCACACTTACTGGTGTAGAACTCCATATGCTACTTTCCTGCCCGTTACACCTATACTCATCTATATCATTTTGGATCTTAGCTATCCTCTACCCTGTCCACTACACAGCCAAATTATGataaagggtctaagcccgaaacgtcagctttcctcctcctaagatgcagcttggcctgctgtgttcatccagctctataccttgttatctcggattctctagcatctgcagttcctattatctctgatacaatttatgTGTGTCCAAATTCCTCAATTTTGACCCCAGTCCCTGTCAAGTTCAAGGCTGGGGTTGTAGAggtataaaacaaacagcaggcgTCTCAACACACAATCCTGCAGAACGCAACTTGAAAGAGCTTTCCATTTGCATGGGCTGCCATCATTCAATATCCTTTGTTTCCAGCTACAAAGCCAACTTTGGATCCAGCCCGATATAATACTGCTCTGTATCTCATGGGCTTTTACTTTTCTGACCAGATTGCCATGGGAGACCTTGTCTCAtgtcttactaaagtccatgtagacaccaCCAACTGCACTACCATCATCAACCCCTTCTTTTTTGTCACTTAGAGTTAAAGAGACTGAGAGAAATATAgcacgaaacagacccttcggtca
Above is a window of Stegostoma tigrinum isolate sSteTig4 chromosome 4, sSteTig4.hap1, whole genome shotgun sequence DNA encoding:
- the sdhaf4 gene encoding succinate dehydrogenase assembly factor 4, mitochondrial is translated as MAAKRYTSFVLLNTWRLVSSKTESKLELRKELLRKPITPVGHLDHPQRKPAGKDPLERFPDDINPVTKEKNGPRGPEPTRYGDWERRGRCIDF